The sequence TCTTCTCGCCCTTGATGAGCAGGACGTTGTTCTCCAGGGAGAGCTCCACGTCCTTGGCCTCCAGGCCGGGCAGCTCGGCCTTGACCGTGATCTCCTTGTCGTCCTCGCTCAGGTCCACGGCCGGATAGGCCGTGTCGCGCATGGGCAGGTTCGGAAAGCCCTCGAAGGGCGCTTTCCAGAAGTCCTCCATGAGGTCGAACAGGCTGGCCGGACGGCGGGTGGCCAGGGAACGCTCCCGCAACTCGGGAAGAAACCGCTTGAACATGGTTCTCCTCCTTTTTGAGGGATGATGTGGTTTGGGGTGAATCCCAAATAAGACGGCATGTTGAAAAGTCAACCGCTTCCTGTTGAAAACGAAGAGGAGCAGGCCTCTCCCGCCTCGCCCAGACGGGCGGGCTCCGTGGGCGTCAGGTCGAAGGCCAGTTCGAAGCCCGTGCCCTGTTCCCGCTCCCAGCGCGGCCGTCCGCCG is a genomic window of Desulfovibrio aminophilus containing:
- a CDS encoding Hsp20/alpha crystallin family protein, with amino-acid sequence MFKRFLPELRERSLATRRPASLFDLMEDFWKAPFEGFPNLPMRDTAYPAVDLSEDDKEITVKAELPGLEAKDVELSLENNVLLIKGEKKFEGEEKKENYHRIERSYGSFVRSVPLPREVKSEKVKARFDKGVLTVSLPKAEKTTTRTIAIE